One window from the genome of Streptomyces cadmiisoli encodes:
- a CDS encoding sugar ABC transporter substrate-binding protein, translated as MSRIALSRAAIATTAVALSLGLTACSSGDGDQLGADAKQTLTVWAMGEEGKRVAEIAKKFNETHPDITVKVTPVGWDVAHQKLVSAAAADQLPDLAQLGSTWMGEFMDLGVLEPVDTKAFKADDFFPAAWKGSERDGQVYGVPWYVDTRVLYYRTDLAEKAGVAKAPETWTDQLALAEAFKKLDSTKWAFSHPAGGQGSWQNWAPYLFSAGGTILDKDGKPALDSPEAVTAFTEYAKYFDKGLAKDTPAAPGYDVIKDFGAGSVPMFPSGPWMVQNIADQAPQIEGKWAAVPLPAGKQPASIIGGSNLVTFESSEHKAAAKEFTKFLTSPATQADWYEMSKSLPANKKAWDEPALKNADVAVFEEALNSAGEIPPLAQWEQVAHEIDVTLEKLAKGGDPAALAEELQKKTEGLVS; from the coding sequence ATGTCCCGTATTGCTTTGTCGCGTGCCGCCATCGCCACGACCGCTGTGGCATTGTCGCTCGGATTGACGGCCTGCAGCAGCGGAGACGGCGACCAGTTGGGCGCGGACGCCAAGCAGACTCTCACCGTGTGGGCCATGGGTGAGGAGGGCAAGCGGGTCGCGGAGATCGCCAAGAAGTTCAACGAAACGCACCCGGACATCACCGTCAAGGTGACCCCGGTGGGCTGGGACGTCGCGCATCAGAAGCTCGTTTCCGCCGCGGCCGCCGACCAGCTGCCCGACCTGGCTCAGCTCGGCTCCACCTGGATGGGCGAGTTCATGGACCTGGGTGTGCTGGAGCCGGTGGACACGAAGGCGTTCAAGGCGGACGACTTCTTCCCCGCCGCCTGGAAGGGCAGCGAGAGGGACGGGCAGGTCTACGGCGTGCCGTGGTACGTCGACACCCGCGTCCTCTACTACCGCACCGACCTGGCCGAGAAGGCCGGGGTGGCCAAGGCCCCGGAAACCTGGACCGACCAGCTCGCCCTCGCCGAGGCGTTCAAGAAGCTCGACTCCACGAAGTGGGCCTTCTCCCACCCCGCGGGCGGCCAGGGCTCCTGGCAGAACTGGGCGCCGTACCTGTTCTCGGCGGGCGGCACCATTCTGGACAAGGACGGCAAGCCGGCGCTGGACTCGCCGGAGGCGGTCACGGCGTTCACCGAGTACGCCAAGTACTTCGACAAGGGTCTGGCGAAGGACACGCCTGCCGCCCCCGGCTATGACGTGATCAAGGACTTCGGCGCGGGCAGCGTGCCGATGTTCCCTTCCGGCCCCTGGATGGTGCAGAACATAGCCGACCAGGCCCCGCAGATCGAGGGCAAGTGGGCGGCGGTCCCGCTCCCGGCCGGCAAGCAGCCCGCCTCCATCATCGGCGGCTCCAACCTCGTCACCTTCGAGAGCAGTGAGCACAAGGCGGCGGCCAAGGAGTTCACCAAGTTCCTCACGAGCCCGGCGACGCAGGCGGACTGGTACGAGATGTCCAAGTCGCTGCCCGCCAACAAGAAGGCCTGGGACGAGCCGGCGCTCAAGAACGCCGATGTGGCTGTCTTCGAGGAGGCGCTGAACAGCGCCGGGGAGATCCCGCCGCTGGCGCAGTGGGAGCAGGTCGCCCACGAGATCGACGTCACCCTGGAGAAGCTCGCCAAGGGTGGCGACCCGGCTGCGCTCGCCGAGGAGCTGCAGAAGAAGACCGAGGGCCTGGTGTCCTGA
- a CDS encoding carbohydrate ABC transporter permease, which yields MSGTNSAERPASSGRAAAGTTDTPAESAVTGKAAARPLRKAAGAGTRTTSGGTPLRPDRLSRHNLSGWLYSTPFLAFFVTFMAVPILATLVMSFTDFGLRNVTNPFDAEFVGLENYSELLGDEQFLRALFNTGYFVVLGVPLTIGCGLLAAVLLNSGIERFRTFFRVGFYAPVVTAIVAVAVVWRFVLDPSEGLIAGLAAQVGLTAPDFLASESLAMPSLIAMAVWRNLGTSMVLFLAGLQAIPTEVREAAKLDGAGAFQEFRRITVPLLRPTMLYVTVMTTIGFLNVFEEPFVMTNGGPSDSTLTVSLLMYREGFNFFNMGYASSMAYTLFVIILAVTLLQMRLLKDKTK from the coding sequence ATGAGCGGTACGAACTCTGCCGAGCGGCCCGCTTCCAGCGGGCGGGCCGCCGCCGGCACCACCGACACCCCCGCCGAGTCGGCCGTGACCGGCAAGGCCGCCGCCCGACCGCTGCGCAAAGCGGCCGGAGCCGGCACCCGGACGACGTCGGGCGGCACACCGCTGCGGCCCGACCGGCTCTCCCGGCACAACCTCTCCGGCTGGCTCTACTCGACGCCGTTCCTGGCGTTCTTCGTCACCTTCATGGCGGTCCCCATCCTGGCGACGCTGGTGATGAGCTTCACGGACTTCGGTCTGCGCAACGTCACGAACCCGTTCGACGCGGAGTTCGTCGGCCTGGAGAACTACTCCGAGCTGCTCGGGGACGAGCAGTTCCTGCGGGCGCTGTTCAACACCGGCTACTTCGTGGTGCTGGGCGTACCGCTCACCATCGGCTGCGGCCTGCTGGCGGCGGTGCTGCTGAACTCCGGCATCGAACGGTTCCGTACCTTCTTCCGGGTCGGTTTCTACGCCCCGGTGGTCACGGCCATCGTCGCTGTCGCCGTGGTGTGGCGCTTCGTCCTCGACCCCAGTGAGGGCCTGATCGCCGGGCTGGCCGCCCAGGTGGGACTCACCGCCCCCGACTTCCTCGCCTCCGAGTCCCTCGCCATGCCGTCGCTGATCGCGATGGCGGTCTGGCGCAACCTGGGCACGTCGATGGTGCTGTTCCTCGCAGGACTGCAGGCGATCCCCACCGAGGTACGGGAGGCGGCGAAGCTCGACGGTGCGGGCGCCTTCCAGGAGTTCCGCAGGATCACCGTTCCGCTGCTGCGGCCCACCATGCTCTACGTCACGGTGATGACGACGATCGGCTTCCTGAACGTCTTCGAGGAGCCGTTCGTGATGACCAACGGCGGTCCCTCGGACAGCACGCTCACGGTCTCGCTCCTCATGTACCGCGAGGGCTTCAACTTCTTCAACATGGGCTACGCCAGCTCGATGGCCTACACCCTGTTCGTGATCATCCTGGCCGTCACGCTGCTCCAGATGCGGCTGCTGAAGGACAAGACCAAATGA
- a CDS encoding LLM class flavin-dependent oxidoreductase: MTTFSIYAPIAPPRSEQILPFAALTQMSHAVRLWQGQAPTSDPHQTFTAAAVSGFRVPAGIGVTLMPFRHPFDAALQARTLSLTLGHPLVVGYGPGTADVQRRLLGEEYTSQLGATRDYLTIVRGLLNDGGIAYKGKHFTCDATLKRVPGPPIELGLGVLRPGMARLAGEIADVAITWMTPASYLADVIVPALDAGATAAGRPRPRLTAIVPVALSGPDRVATQLVLASNAGHLRQPNYAGMLRLSGIDIDMTNPEAGAEALIEGGGFLFGTGEELAHQLDQFRQAGADEIVLNVTGVAAKFGSRVALNDLQTMLADIPQAGSAAAQ, from the coding sequence GTGACCACCTTCTCGATCTACGCACCGATCGCGCCGCCGCGCAGCGAGCAGATCCTGCCTTTCGCGGCTCTGACGCAGATGAGCCACGCTGTCCGGCTCTGGCAGGGCCAGGCACCGACGAGTGACCCCCACCAAACGTTCACTGCGGCTGCGGTCAGCGGATTTCGGGTTCCCGCCGGCATCGGGGTGACCCTGATGCCGTTCCGTCACCCCTTCGACGCCGCCCTTCAAGCCCGTACTCTCTCCCTGACCCTGGGGCACCCCCTCGTCGTGGGCTACGGACCCGGTACTGCCGATGTACAGCGCCGTCTGCTCGGCGAGGAGTACACCAGCCAACTGGGCGCCACACGGGATTACCTCACGATCGTCCGCGGACTGCTCAACGATGGTGGCATCGCGTACAAGGGCAAGCACTTTACATGTGACGCGACGCTGAAGCGTGTTCCCGGACCGCCGATCGAACTCGGTCTCGGCGTATTGCGCCCCGGTATGGCACGGCTGGCAGGCGAGATCGCCGACGTAGCGATCACCTGGATGACACCGGCGAGCTATCTGGCGGACGTCATCGTGCCTGCTCTCGACGCCGGTGCCACGGCAGCGGGGCGGCCCCGGCCTCGCCTCACCGCGATCGTTCCCGTCGCCCTCAGCGGACCGGACCGGGTCGCCACGCAATTGGTACTGGCCAGCAACGCCGGTCACCTGCGCCAGCCAAACTACGCCGGCATGCTGAGGCTGTCCGGGATCGACATCGACATGACCAATCCCGAAGCTGGCGCGGAAGCGCTGATCGAGGGCGGCGGGTTCCTCTTCGGAACCGGGGAGGAACTAGCCCATCAGCTTGATCAGTTCCGCCAGGCTGGAGCCGACGAAATCGTTCTGAACGTCACCGGCGTCGCAGCGAAGTTCGGCAGCCGTGTGGCTCTCAACGACTTGCAGACGATGCTGGCGGACATTCCACAGGCCGGCTCTGCAGCGGCCCAGTGA
- a CDS encoding ATP-binding cassette domain-containing protein translates to MGTLTSVASSLLFPSVLGAALDAEFTDHSARVLPWLVVLVLIRSFATALTSFCRARSAAQSIVWLRTKLISRVLTSQNAVDQKHPAGDVMSRLLGSTEVVAHSGYEFISYAIAALGGAYVIVALWLLYYPLALILCGTAALALLLSHRGSTKSYPEFGIYQRAQSALSAALTDATAGISTIWVSRTQRVETARVLSSLPTLATAGQATWQVAGRVNLQRTLLTGLGEVAVLIVAGVGVVQGRLQPGQLVEAVAFMAVGVPYLSQLGGIGFIPETLSSANRVSDLLKMNEASDTIGTVEPQPTSTTHELRLRNVWVTRDSRSALEAIDLSFPAGSSVAVVGRPGSGKTTLGLVLGGVLSPERGIVTCRGRAVRPGDVAFAFERPRLVGETLWDALTYGRETVPSREIINSALENARAASLVRGLPLGLRTPLADVQLSAGELQRLGVARMLIHNCPVAVLDDAVSSLDAVTESQVVASVESALEGRVRVWITYREPLAAQADLTVWLENGRVRAVGPHAELWNHSAYRELFSSSLPRTSRT, encoded by the coding sequence GTGGGAACGCTGACGAGCGTCGCTTCGTCTCTGCTTTTCCCTTCGGTCCTCGGCGCTGCCCTCGATGCCGAATTCACGGACCATAGCGCGCGGGTGCTCCCATGGCTCGTGGTACTGGTTCTCATCAGATCGTTCGCGACAGCCTTGACCAGTTTCTGCCGCGCTCGGTCAGCCGCCCAGTCCATCGTCTGGCTGCGCACGAAACTCATCAGCCGGGTGCTCACCTCACAGAATGCTGTTGACCAGAAGCACCCCGCCGGCGACGTAATGTCCCGGTTGCTCGGAAGCACTGAGGTTGTCGCCCACTCGGGATACGAGTTCATCAGTTACGCGATCGCCGCGTTGGGCGGAGCTTACGTCATTGTGGCGCTCTGGCTTCTGTACTACCCGCTGGCGCTGATCCTGTGTGGCACAGCGGCTTTGGCGCTGCTGCTGTCGCACCGGGGGAGCACGAAGTCCTACCCAGAGTTCGGCATCTACCAGCGCGCTCAGTCGGCACTGTCAGCGGCGCTGACCGACGCGACGGCCGGAATCTCAACCATCTGGGTCAGCCGTACGCAGAGGGTGGAGACAGCCCGGGTGCTGTCCTCACTCCCGACGCTGGCTACGGCCGGCCAGGCCACCTGGCAGGTCGCCGGCCGCGTGAACCTGCAAAGAACGCTGCTCACTGGGCTGGGAGAAGTAGCCGTACTGATCGTCGCGGGCGTCGGCGTCGTGCAAGGCCGACTCCAGCCAGGACAGCTCGTGGAAGCGGTTGCTTTCATGGCTGTCGGCGTACCCTACCTCTCCCAGCTAGGTGGTATCGGCTTCATCCCGGAGACGCTCAGTAGCGCAAACCGCGTGTCCGACCTGCTAAAGATGAACGAAGCCAGTGACACGATCGGCACAGTAGAACCACAGCCCACATCCACGACGCACGAACTGCGCCTGCGCAACGTGTGGGTGACGCGTGACAGTCGTAGCGCCCTCGAAGCGATCGACCTCAGCTTTCCTGCCGGTTCGTCGGTGGCGGTGGTGGGCCGTCCCGGCTCGGGCAAGACCACGCTGGGGCTCGTTCTGGGCGGCGTACTGTCCCCCGAACGTGGCATTGTGACCTGCAGGGGACGAGCCGTCCGCCCCGGCGACGTGGCCTTTGCCTTTGAACGCCCCCGGCTGGTCGGCGAGACCCTCTGGGACGCTCTCACTTACGGGCGCGAGACCGTACCATCACGGGAAATCATCAACAGCGCTCTGGAGAACGCGCGGGCAGCCTCCCTGGTGCGCGGCCTTCCTTTGGGTCTGCGCACACCACTTGCTGATGTGCAGCTTTCCGCTGGCGAGCTGCAGAGGCTCGGGGTGGCACGCATGCTCATACACAATTGTCCTGTCGCCGTGCTGGATGACGCGGTCTCCAGTCTCGACGCGGTGACCGAATCACAGGTGGTGGCCAGCGTGGAATCGGCGCTTGAAGGCCGAGTCCGAGTATGGATCACCTATCGTGAACCGCTCGCGGCCCAAGCGGACCTGACTGTCTGGCTTGAGAACGGCCGCGTACGCGCGGTCGGACCTCACGCTGAGCTGTGGAATCACTCTGCGTATCGCGAACTCTTCAGTTCCTCGCTTCCGCGAACGAGCCGAACCTAA
- a CDS encoding LacI family DNA-binding transcriptional regulator has protein sequence MGDPTVYDVAERAGVSIATVSRVYRMPDSVRVATRERVLSAAYDLGYLPSASARGLASRATGVLGLCFPDFADPEAEGTAPDADEAELSFYGDEVIRGMERAARRHGYALLISAAHADRAGEVLSDVAGRVDGLAILAQHVPPAVLDVVSRRLPLVVLAGPLSSGLDAVEVANFDGLLELTRHLIDGHRLKNLAFVGGAEDSPDAEARFRGFQAAHLAAGLPLPERPSVRGDLTLLSGRKAAMELLDGEGPRPQGMVFANDQMAVGALQVLAERGIRVPTDLAVTGFDGIPLGRLVTPALTTVRQPMSRLGEEAVELLVARIADRGRPALSRTLPTTLALRASCGCGV, from the coding sequence ATGGGTGATCCCACCGTTTACGACGTCGCCGAGCGCGCCGGTGTGTCCATCGCGACGGTTTCCCGTGTCTACCGCATGCCCGACTCGGTGCGGGTCGCAACGCGCGAGAGGGTGCTTTCCGCGGCGTACGATCTGGGCTACTTGCCCAGCGCGAGCGCGCGGGGGCTGGCCAGCCGGGCGACCGGGGTGCTCGGGCTGTGCTTTCCCGACTTCGCAGATCCGGAGGCCGAGGGGACGGCGCCGGACGCCGACGAGGCCGAGCTGAGTTTCTACGGCGACGAGGTCATCCGGGGGATGGAGCGCGCCGCGCGGCGGCACGGTTATGCGCTGCTCATCTCGGCCGCCCATGCCGACCGGGCGGGGGAGGTGCTGTCCGACGTGGCCGGGCGGGTCGACGGCCTGGCGATTCTCGCTCAGCACGTTCCGCCAGCGGTGCTGGACGTCGTTTCGCGGCGGCTGCCCTTGGTCGTGCTTGCCGGACCGCTGTCGTCCGGTCTCGACGCCGTCGAGGTGGCCAACTTCGACGGCCTGCTGGAACTCACCCGGCACCTGATCGACGGCCACAGGCTGAAGAACCTCGCGTTCGTCGGCGGCGCCGAGGACTCGCCGGACGCGGAGGCCCGATTCCGCGGCTTCCAGGCGGCCCATCTCGCGGCGGGGCTGCCGCTGCCCGAGCGGCCCTCGGTGCGTGGCGACCTGACGCTGCTCTCCGGACGCAAGGCCGCGATGGAGCTGTTGGACGGGGAGGGGCCGCGCCCGCAGGGCATGGTCTTCGCGAACGACCAGATGGCCGTGGGGGCACTCCAGGTGCTCGCCGAGCGGGGGATCCGCGTTCCCACCGACCTGGCCGTCACCGGGTTCGACGGTATTCCGCTGGGCCGTCTGGTCACCCCGGCGCTCACCACCGTCCGGCAGCCCATGAGCCGACTCGGGGAGGAGGCCGTGGAGTTGCTCGTCGCGCGGATCGCCGACCGTGGCCGCCCGGCGCTCTCGCGCACCCTGCCGACCACTTTGGCCCTGCGCGCCAGTTGCGGGTGCGGGGTCTAG
- a CDS encoding carbohydrate ABC transporter permease has product MSATTDTSATATARRDGYAARDRRTRRTRGVTYVLLGLGLLITTAPFLWMGLSAFKTPQDLSASPPVWIPTDWTLANFSKLFDLLDVPRYFFNSTLVALIVTLCNLLFCSMLGYALAKLNFAGKKVIFGVVMGALMVPGNLMLMPQFVMVSKMNLLDTYAALVLPSAAGAFGVFLMRQFMSAVPDELLEAARVDGAREWYIFWRIVIPQVKPALATLSIFVFLGSWNNFLWPLIATNDVEKYTLPVALATFATDPTKANGSNGVLMAGAFLVVLPVLAVFIVLQRYFTQSIATAGIK; this is encoded by the coding sequence ATGAGCGCCACGACCGACACGAGTGCCACCGCCACCGCCCGCCGCGACGGGTACGCGGCGCGGGACCGCCGTACCCGCCGGACCAGGGGCGTCACCTACGTACTGCTCGGCCTTGGTCTGCTGATCACGACCGCGCCTTTCCTGTGGATGGGCCTGTCCGCGTTCAAGACGCCCCAGGACCTCTCGGCGAGTCCGCCGGTGTGGATCCCCACTGACTGGACGCTGGCCAACTTCAGCAAGCTGTTCGACCTCCTGGACGTGCCGCGCTACTTCTTCAACTCGACACTCGTCGCGCTCATCGTCACCCTGTGCAACCTGCTGTTCTGCTCCATGCTGGGCTACGCCCTGGCCAAGCTGAACTTTGCGGGCAAAAAGGTGATCTTCGGCGTCGTCATGGGGGCCTTGATGGTGCCCGGCAACCTGATGCTGATGCCGCAGTTCGTGATGGTGAGCAAGATGAACCTCCTCGACACCTACGCGGCGCTCGTCCTGCCGTCCGCGGCCGGTGCCTTCGGGGTCTTCTTGATGCGGCAGTTCATGTCAGCTGTCCCCGACGAGCTGCTGGAGGCCGCTCGGGTGGATGGGGCACGCGAGTGGTACATCTTCTGGCGGATCGTGATTCCCCAGGTCAAACCCGCTCTGGCGACCCTGTCGATCTTTGTTTTCCTCGGCTCGTGGAACAACTTCCTGTGGCCGCTGATCGCGACCAACGACGTCGAGAAGTACACGCTCCCGGTGGCGCTGGCCACCTTCGCCACCGACCCGACCAAGGCCAACGGCTCCAACGGTGTGCTGATGGCCGGCGCGTTCCTCGTCGTTCTGCCGGTGCTCGCAGTTTTCATCGTGCTGCAGCGCTACTTCACGCAGAGCATCGCCACGGCGGGCATCAAGTAG
- a CDS encoding ATP-binding cassette domain-containing protein, which produces MVASSQQDHGFLSPLMRVLATDRRIVISLLLWTAVTSMPALASGYLISRAVDDGFLAHAPWTGAAWLSGLVVTLLIQAGAEQHVVRAQSRLAEALRERLTRDVVVSVIATSTENGWSPPRYEAAAALTSQVESVRRMTGALLSAGLTASVTLAASIVGVACTAPPTLPLVLPAIAAGLLLLRWQSAPLAAVHHNMVVANERISHRTGQVLHAIRDIVAEDATQRAVADVREAIDRHSILATQVARSGIARGLTTAIGGYLPLVLLIGTAPRLLESSLLSPGALVGAAIYTANGCIPALLTLSRTAAGIAAPLSAALRRLAEHRTTHPRTYAPGTALPKTGTLRAVDVTFRHDDDAAPLVSGVNLTVAPGAHLAVVGPSGAGKSTLAFLLAGLLTPTSGHVAWAGVPLTAADQEDITHRVLLLPQEAYVFSGTLRENLRYLRDDVSDDELVHAVRTLSADLLLTGSQGLDRPMSRTTSTAGERQLVALVRGYVSNAHTVIMDEATSNLDAATESAVEAAFRSRPGALIVIAHRLDSATRADEVLFMENGRATHARHDELLSLSPPYAELFRYWERPGRPVTP; this is translated from the coding sequence GTGGTTGCCTCTTCCCAACAGGACCATGGATTCCTGTCACCGCTGATGCGCGTCCTCGCCACAGACCGGCGGATCGTCATTTCGCTCCTGCTGTGGACGGCGGTGACGTCCATGCCCGCGCTTGCCTCTGGCTATCTGATCTCCCGGGCTGTGGACGACGGTTTCCTCGCGCACGCTCCCTGGACAGGAGCCGCCTGGCTGAGCGGGCTGGTCGTCACCTTGCTGATCCAGGCGGGCGCTGAACAGCACGTGGTTCGCGCGCAGTCGCGTCTCGCCGAAGCCCTGCGCGAACGGCTGACCCGCGACGTCGTGGTCTCAGTGATTGCCACGAGCACGGAAAATGGCTGGAGCCCTCCGCGGTACGAGGCCGCGGCAGCGCTCACCTCACAAGTGGAGTCCGTGCGCCGGATGACCGGCGCGCTTCTGAGCGCCGGTTTGACCGCGTCGGTCACTCTGGCGGCTTCCATCGTTGGCGTCGCCTGCACCGCGCCCCCAACCCTGCCGCTGGTGCTCCCCGCCATTGCGGCCGGACTGCTCCTGCTGCGCTGGCAGAGCGCACCCCTAGCGGCGGTGCACCACAACATGGTGGTGGCGAACGAAAGGATCAGTCACCGTACAGGACAGGTGCTACACGCCATCCGTGACATTGTTGCCGAGGACGCCACCCAGCGTGCCGTCGCGGACGTGAGGGAGGCGATAGACCGACACAGTATCCTCGCCACTCAAGTCGCACGCAGTGGCATCGCCCGGGGTCTAACCACTGCAATCGGCGGATACCTCCCCTTGGTTTTGCTCATTGGCACAGCACCGCGTCTGCTGGAAAGCTCCCTGCTCAGTCCCGGCGCACTCGTAGGCGCGGCGATTTACACAGCCAACGGATGCATCCCTGCGCTGTTGACCCTCTCCCGCACGGCGGCCGGCATAGCGGCACCACTGTCGGCGGCTCTGCGTCGACTCGCGGAGCACAGGACTACGCACCCGCGCACCTACGCCCCCGGTACTGCCCTGCCCAAGACGGGTACCCTACGCGCCGTCGATGTGACTTTCCGCCATGACGACGACGCGGCGCCGCTGGTGAGCGGAGTGAACCTGACTGTCGCCCCCGGTGCGCACCTGGCGGTCGTGGGACCAAGCGGTGCTGGCAAGTCCACCCTGGCGTTCCTACTCGCTGGTCTACTCACCCCTACTTCCGGCCACGTCGCGTGGGCCGGAGTTCCTCTCACCGCAGCCGACCAGGAGGACATCACTCACCGCGTCCTGCTGCTCCCTCAGGAAGCGTACGTGTTCAGCGGCACGCTGCGAGAGAACCTCCGCTATTTGAGAGACGACGTCTCCGACGACGAACTCGTCCATGCAGTCCGGACACTCAGCGCCGACCTTCTCCTCACCGGAAGCCAGGGACTCGACCGGCCGATGAGCCGTACGACTTCCACGGCCGGAGAGCGCCAACTGGTCGCCCTAGTACGGGGATACGTGAGCAACGCCCACACCGTGATCATGGATGAGGCGACCAGTAACCTCGATGCGGCAACCGAGTCGGCGGTCGAAGCCGCTTTCCGGAGCCGTCCCGGCGCGCTCATCGTGATCGCACACCGGCTCGACTCCGCGACCAGGGCCGACGAAGTCCTCTTCATGGAAAACGGCCGGGCAACTCACGCCCGCCACGACGAACTGCTCAGCCTCTCACCGCCATACGCCGAGCTGTTCCGCTACTGGGAACGGCCGGGCCGACCGGTGACTCCGTGA